A window of the Henckelia pumila isolate YLH828 chromosome 3, ASM3356847v2, whole genome shotgun sequence genome harbors these coding sequences:
- the LOC140890454 gene encoding putative germin-like protein 2-1, translated as MAASDFVLFVLLVATCSIAFASDPSPLQDFCVADPSSPALVNGFVCKDSKMVEASDFFFSGLHLPGNTSNPVGSKVTPVTVAQIPGLNTLGISLARVDFAPWGINAPHTHPRATEILTVIEGSLEVGFVTSNPENNLIRKVLQKGDVFVFPKGLVHFERNVGYGNAVAIVGLSSQNPGVITIGNAVFGSKPAIADDLLAKSFQVDTKTVDWIQSKF; from the exons ATGGCGGCCTCCGATTTCGTGTTGTTTGTGCTCTTAGTCGCCACCTGTTCCATTGCTTTCGCATCTGATCCGAGCCCTCTTCAGGATTTCTGCGTCGCTGATCCGAGCAGCCCTG CGCTGGTGAATGGTTTTGTATGCAAGGACTCGAAAATGGTCGAAGCAAGCGATTTCTTCTTCTCCGGCCTCCATTTACCAGGCAACACTTCGAATCCCGTGGGGTCAAAAGTGACACCAGTCACCGTGGCTCAAATCCCAGGCCTGAACACTCTTGGAATTTCCTTGGCTCGCGTCGATTTCGCGCCGTGGGGGATCAACGCACCGCACACTCACCCTCGAGCGACCGAGATTCTGACAGTCATCGAAGGGAGTCTGGAGGTGGGATTCGTGACTTCGAACCCGGAAAACAATCTCATCCGGAAAGTGCTACAGAAAGGAGACGTGTTCGTGTTCCCGAAAGGTCTCGTTCACTTCGAAAGAAACGTTGGATATGGCAATGCGGTTGCCATTGTAGGCCTCAGTAGCCAGAATCCAGGGGTTATCACCATCGGCAACGCGGTTTTCGGATCCAAGCCTGCTATTGCCGACGATCTTCTTGCGAAATCATTCCAGGTCGATACGAAAACGGTGGATTGGATTCAGTCCAAGTTCTGA
- the LOC140890688 gene encoding putative germin-like protein 2-1 produces the protein MAFHLVVLGLLIATCSLALASDPSPLQDFCVADPTGPVMVNGFACKDPKAAQATDFFFAGLHMPGSTSNPVGSKVTPVNVAQIPGLNTFGISLARIDFAPGGVNPPHTHPRATEILTVIEGSLEVGFTTSNPENRLITKVLQKGDVFVFPVNLVHFQRNTGYGNAVAIVALSSQNPGVITIANAVFGSNPAIANDLLAKSFQTDTKTIDWIQSKF, from the exons ATGGCTTTTCATTTGGTCGTGCTCGGTTTACTGATTGCAACTTGTTCACTGGCATTAGCATCAGACCCGAGCCCTCTTCAAGATTTCTGTGTTGCCGATCCCACTGGCCCTG TTATGGTGAATGGGTTTGCATGCAAGGATCCCAAGGCTGCACAGGCAACCGATTTCTTCTTCGCCGGCTTGCACATGCCTGGAAGCACTTCAAACCCcgtcggatcaaaagttacgccCGTGAACGTGGCCCAAATTCCAGGCCTCAACACGTTCGGAATCTCCCTGGCACGTATCGATTTTGCTCCGGGGGGAGTCAACCCCCCGCACACGCACCCTAGAGCCACTGAGATTCTGACTGTGATTGAAGGTAGTCTTGAGGTGGGGTTCACAACATCGAACCCCGAAAATCGCCTGATCACCAAAGTTCTTCAGAAGGGTGATGTGTTTGTTTTCCCTGTGAATCTGGTACACTTTCAAAGGAATACTGGATATGGTAATGCAGTTGCCATCGTAGCTTTGAGCAGCCAAAACCCGGGAGTTATCACTATCGCGAATGCAGTCTTTGGTTCGAACCCAGCCATTGCAAATGATCTTCTGGCAAAGTCATTCCAGACCGATACTAAAACTATTGATTggatacaatcaaaattttaG